From a single Bryobacter aggregatus MPL3 genomic region:
- a CDS encoding DUF3857 domain-containing protein → MSLLLLGGVLQAEIPGWFREIATATHPVYPPQAKAVVLFEEEKVTIDETGRQLTTHRKAVKILTIEGKAHAMGMLSFDTKDSKVKDFKAWIQFPSGKTKEYTKKDLVESNMSDIAIYSSYKHFGIRAGADADPNAIFGFESTVEEKTVFTQYRHRFQSDQPQLVSRFQITPPAGWKAEAKAYDGASATATIDGGTYTWEARKLDYLEREPGAPQYASLVPRIRVTLIPPAGQTSAALPTFATWKDVSIWTTKITDPKSEVTAAVEAKARSLASGKEGLDKVKAIGDYVQSLRYVAISTDISKGGGYVPHSADEVLRMSYGDCKDKANLMKTMLKVVGVESWMVSIYSGDPRYTREDWPSPMQFNHAIVAISTPAETNNAASFTHPALGRMMLFDPTDSIVPFGHIPDHEQGALALVLAGEKGTLIEAPKTSPTQNHTARKWDVTLAANGSLVGKLEETMTGQEAFDALALDKTVQKDRLGKYIEARMTAAIPGSVVTEVKENYEVASKTYTRTIQFNAETYARIMMGKLWMVKSSPMSYESMPVLNKATRTQPLVLQPVSFSETITWHLPSTLKIDELPDPDKMEAGFGKYDSTWKTEDGAVRVERQLELQAEVVPVAQYAKARELMMRFQGSEVAPIVLVAK, encoded by the coding sequence TTGAGTTTGCTATTGCTCGGCGGAGTGCTGCAGGCAGAGATCCCCGGTTGGTTCCGTGAGATCGCAACGGCAACGCATCCGGTTTATCCGCCGCAGGCGAAGGCCGTCGTGCTCTTCGAGGAGGAGAAAGTCACTATCGATGAAACCGGGCGGCAGCTTACGACACACCGCAAGGCGGTGAAAATCCTAACGATCGAAGGCAAAGCCCACGCGATGGGGATGCTGAGCTTTGATACTAAGGATTCCAAGGTGAAGGATTTCAAAGCCTGGATCCAATTCCCGAGTGGCAAGACGAAGGAGTACACGAAAAAGGATTTGGTGGAGAGCAACATGAGCGATATCGCAATCTATTCGTCCTACAAGCACTTTGGCATCCGAGCGGGCGCCGATGCAGATCCAAATGCCATCTTTGGCTTTGAGAGCACCGTGGAAGAGAAGACTGTCTTCACACAGTATCGCCATAGATTTCAATCTGATCAGCCGCAGTTGGTGAGCCGCTTTCAGATTACTCCCCCTGCGGGGTGGAAGGCCGAAGCAAAGGCTTATGATGGGGCCTCCGCAACAGCCACAATTGACGGAGGCACCTATACATGGGAGGCACGGAAGCTCGACTATCTGGAGCGAGAGCCCGGGGCACCGCAATATGCGTCTCTGGTACCGCGGATTCGCGTGACGCTGATTCCACCAGCAGGACAAACGAGCGCGGCATTGCCGACCTTTGCGACCTGGAAGGACGTAAGCATCTGGACAACGAAGATCACCGATCCGAAATCTGAAGTGACTGCAGCTGTCGAGGCAAAGGCACGCAGCTTGGCCAGCGGCAAAGAAGGACTCGACAAGGTGAAGGCGATTGGCGACTATGTGCAGAGCCTTCGCTATGTCGCCATCTCAACGGACATCTCCAAGGGTGGGGGCTATGTACCGCACTCGGCCGATGAGGTGTTGCGCATGTCCTATGGGGATTGCAAGGACAAGGCGAATCTGATGAAGACGATGTTGAAGGTGGTGGGTGTGGAATCGTGGATGGTCTCGATCTACTCCGGCGACCCTCGCTATACGCGTGAGGATTGGCCATCGCCCATGCAGTTCAACCATGCGATTGTAGCTATCTCGACGCCCGCCGAGACCAACAACGCGGCGTCCTTTACCCATCCGGCACTGGGAAGGATGATGCTGTTTGATCCCACCGACTCGATCGTGCCCTTTGGCCATATTCCTGATCATGAGCAGGGCGCTCTGGCGCTTGTGTTGGCCGGTGAGAAGGGTACGCTCATTGAAGCTCCGAAAACCAGCCCCACCCAGAACCATACCGCGCGCAAGTGGGATGTGACACTGGCGGCCAATGGGAGCTTGGTCGGCAAACTGGAAGAAACCATGACGGGACAAGAGGCCTTTGACGCACTCGCACTGGATAAAACGGTTCAGAAGGATCGCCTGGGCAAGTACATTGAGGCGCGTATGACGGCGGCGATTCCTGGGTCCGTCGTAACGGAAGTCAAAGAGAACTACGAAGTGGCCTCGAAGACGTATACACGTACCATCCAATTCAACGCTGAAACTTATGCGCGGATCATGATGGGCAAGCTATGGATGGTGAAGAGTTCTCCGATGAGCTATGAAAGCATGCCGGTGCTGAACAAGGCCACTCGCACGCAGCCGCTGGTACTGCAGCCCGTGAGCTTTAGCGAAACCATCACCTGGCATCTTCCTTCAACCTTGAAGATCGATGAACTGCCCGATCCGGACAAGATGGAAGCGGGCTTTGGCAAGTATGACTCGACATGGAAAACCGAAGACGGCGCCGTACGCGTCGAACGGCAACTGGAGCTGCAGGCCGAGGTGGTGCCGGTGGCGCAATATGCGAAGGCACGCGAGTTGATGATGCGGTTCCAAGGCAGCGAAGTGGCACCGATCGTGTTGGTGGCGAAGTAA
- a CDS encoding circularly permuted type 2 ATP-grasp protein: protein MFDASGAVRSHYAPLFEMLEESPAEDLRRSKQESDLIFLNQGITFTVYGKDEGTERIFPHDLLPRIITRKEWQHVEAGLTQRITALNLFLKDIYNEGHILRDGIVPRELVYTCKYFRRQMRGLRVPKDVYIAVTGTDLIRDLDGNFMVLEDNLRVPSGVSYMLTGRQVMKRIFPKVFRQSGVLPIEDYPQALLQSLRALSPDGKDEPTIVLLTPGVYNSAYFEHTFLARQMGIELVEGRDLIVHDCVVYMRTTSGLKRVDVIYRRVDDDFIDPLAFRYDSILGVPGLFNAYRAGNVTLANAIGTGIADDKALYAYVPRIIKYYLDQDAILPNVETFILAEESSRQYVLDNLEKMVVKAVGESGGYGMIIGPHASRQELADFRQKILDDPRNYIGQPTLMLSRAPCFVDGGFDSRHVDLRPYILYGDKISIVPGGLTRVALRKGSLVVNSSQGGGSKDTWVVDE from the coding sequence ATGTTCGATGCCTCGGGCGCTGTTCGCTCTCACTACGCTCCGCTCTTCGAGATGCTGGAGGAATCGCCTGCTGAGGATCTGCGCCGCTCCAAGCAAGAAAGCGATCTCATCTTTCTCAACCAGGGCATCACCTTTACGGTCTATGGAAAAGACGAGGGCACCGAGCGCATCTTCCCTCACGACCTGTTGCCGCGCATCATCACCCGCAAGGAATGGCAGCATGTCGAAGCCGGTCTGACGCAGCGCATCACCGCGCTCAACCTCTTTCTCAAAGACATCTACAACGAAGGCCACATCCTCCGCGATGGCATCGTGCCGCGGGAACTGGTCTACACCTGCAAGTACTTCCGCCGCCAGATGCGCGGCCTGCGCGTGCCGAAGGATGTCTACATCGCCGTCACTGGCACCGACCTCATCCGAGATCTCGACGGCAACTTCATGGTGCTCGAGGACAACCTGCGCGTGCCGTCGGGAGTCAGCTACATGCTCACCGGCCGCCAGGTGATGAAGCGCATCTTCCCCAAGGTGTTCCGCCAAAGCGGTGTGCTTCCGATCGAAGACTATCCGCAAGCCCTGCTGCAGAGCCTGCGTGCCCTCTCGCCCGATGGCAAGGACGAACCCACCATCGTGCTGCTCACGCCGGGTGTCTACAACAGCGCCTACTTCGAGCACACCTTCCTTGCGCGGCAGATGGGCATCGAACTGGTGGAAGGCCGCGACCTGATTGTGCACGATTGCGTCGTCTACATGCGCACCACCTCCGGGCTGAAGCGTGTCGATGTGATCTACCGCCGTGTGGACGACGACTTCATCGATCCGCTGGCCTTCCGTTATGATTCGATCCTTGGCGTTCCTGGCTTGTTCAATGCCTATCGCGCCGGAAACGTCACGCTCGCCAATGCCATCGGCACCGGCATCGCCGATGACAAGGCCCTCTACGCCTATGTCCCGCGGATCATCAAGTATTACCTCGATCAGGATGCGATTCTTCCCAACGTTGAGACCTTCATCCTGGCCGAGGAATCCTCCCGCCAGTATGTTCTCGACAACCTCGAGAAGATGGTGGTCAAGGCGGTGGGCGAAAGCGGCGGTTACGGCATGATCATTGGGCCCCACGCCTCACGGCAGGAGCTGGCGGACTTCCGGCAGAAGATCCTCGACGATCCGCGCAACTACATCGGACAGCCCACGCTCATGCTTTCGCGCGCTCCCTGTTTTGTCGATGGCGGTTTTGATTCCCGCCACGTCGACCTCCGTCCCTACATCCTCTATGGGGACAAGATCAGCATCGTTCCAGGCGGCCTCACACGGGTTGCGCTGCGCAAAGGTTCCCTCGTCGTGAACAGTTCGCAAGGTGGGGGCAGTAAAGACACCTGGGTCGTCGATGAATAG
- a CDS encoding transglutaminase family protein yields the protein MYFSIQHQTRFRYDAPVSESIMELRMQPRSEGKQRCFSYFVKVNPKARVLQYRDHLGNYVHHFSVAPKHTQLLVTTESTVETYEPDPIPAVLPLRGWEELDHTTATQDFWEFVMPSELTEPTPLLNALSKELRVERREDPLTMCLELNRAIYASFEYVPKSTRVNSPIDHALGGRKGVCQDFAHIMTALLRELRIPARYVSGYLFHSRENKTRSVDGATHAWVEAFLPGIGWTGFDPTNNLLAGSRHIRTAIGRDYNDVPPTRGTYRGGAQSEMAVVVRVTKADAPIMEDLAKELLFNSNPPVFDERPLLSDDLALQQQQQQQ from the coding sequence ATGTACTTCTCGATCCAACACCAAACCCGTTTCCGTTATGATGCGCCCGTCAGCGAGAGCATCATGGAGCTTCGCATGCAGCCGCGCAGCGAGGGCAAGCAGCGTTGCTTCAGCTATTTCGTGAAGGTCAATCCTAAGGCGCGTGTGCTCCAGTATCGAGACCATCTGGGCAACTACGTCCACCACTTTAGCGTCGCGCCAAAGCACACCCAACTCCTGGTGACGACCGAGTCTACGGTCGAAACCTATGAGCCCGATCCCATCCCCGCCGTGCTTCCCCTGCGAGGCTGGGAGGAGTTGGATCACACGACGGCGACCCAGGACTTCTGGGAGTTCGTCATGCCCAGCGAATTGACGGAGCCCACGCCGCTGCTCAACGCACTCTCCAAGGAACTCCGTGTCGAGCGCCGCGAAGACCCTCTCACCATGTGTCTCGAACTGAATCGTGCGATCTACGCTTCCTTCGAATACGTGCCGAAGTCAACGCGCGTCAATTCTCCGATCGATCACGCCCTCGGCGGCCGCAAGGGCGTCTGTCAGGACTTCGCGCACATCATGACGGCGCTCTTGCGCGAGCTGCGCATTCCCGCTCGTTATGTCTCTGGCTATCTGTTCCACAGCCGCGAGAACAAAACGCGCTCGGTGGACGGAGCGACGCACGCCTGGGTAGAAGCGTTTCTGCCCGGCATCGGCTGGACGGGCTTCGATCCAACCAACAACCTGCTCGCAGGCAGCCGGCACATCCGCACCGCGATTGGCCGCGACTATAACGACGTGCCGCCCACGCGTGGCACCTATCGTGGCGGCGCGCAAAGCGAGATGGCCGTCGTTGTCCGCGTGACCAAGGCCGATGCTCCGATCATGGAAGACCTGGCCAAAGAGTTGCTGTTCAACTCGAATCCGCCAGTCTTCGACGAACGCCCGCTGCTTAGCGATGATCTGGCGCTGCAGCAGCAACAGCAGCAACAGTAA
- a CDS encoding ABC transporter permease, which produces MNRFLNLFRRNTLDRQMEEEFQHHLELLEADFLKQGKSPEEARLFARREFGSAEAHKDQYRDGWGLPWLDDLLSDLRFAARQLRRSPSFSLIAILTMALGVGANTAIFTLVNAALLREAPYPQPDRLKEITKTRAGNIGYPVFDSRQYLHFRDNATAFSNIAAMRDKGSIAWLTLNAPTEVTIMRVTPNYFRALGILPVVGRDFRDKDPADSVVVSHRFAARSQGAATVNLGGQTHTVLGVLPEHFPSRDIDIYLPLLAIPIQDGDNTQVFGRLRDGLSSAEASQQATQLFQELAKAEYKNLPPELLITLQPYGSVDGRGFRQPLFVLSGAVMLILLISCANLANLLLARATVRTRELAIRGSLGAGRFRLARQLLAESLLLAILGGLAGLALAQVLLPLLVAVSPIKLFEIWDIKLDWTVLAYTFGISITTGLLFGLIPAWNASRVDLGETMKEGSGKTSAGATGAGLRRTFVIAEVALSVVLLVCAGTLMKGLYDLLALPSGADETRLIAAQMSLRGERYDTAAKAAQFFARGLERLSAIPNVESAAVTLALPLERGLNCAVIVPDSPDQPGKRKFMNWRYTSPNYLAALRVPLLKGRYLHDSDHSKSQPVAVISEEFARRYLPGLDPLGRSIVEHCGGETKRLIVGIVGNLRTNSLKDKPVPTLYVSIRQANDDIVKAAHTWFPMSWVIRTRDSGQGMQAQIEKELRAADPLQPIKSFATLDELRGVALRLDRFLAYLIAAFACLALALSAAGIYGVLSYLVSQRTSEFAIRLALGADGKALAWDVLKQGLWLTLIGALLGTAAAFALLRWIASQVPGFLPSSGAGAEWILATCCGVLLLTACVASLAPAVRILRLHPNEALRAS; this is translated from the coding sequence ATGAACCGCTTCCTCAATCTGTTTCGACGTAATACTCTGGACCGCCAAATGGAAGAGGAGTTCCAGCATCATCTCGAACTGCTCGAAGCCGATTTCCTCAAACAAGGAAAGTCCCCCGAGGAGGCCAGGCTGTTCGCCCGCCGGGAGTTCGGATCAGCCGAAGCGCACAAGGACCAATACCGCGACGGCTGGGGTCTGCCCTGGCTCGACGACCTGCTCTCCGATCTCCGCTTCGCCGCACGCCAGCTCCGCCGCAGCCCCTCCTTCTCCCTCATCGCGATCCTGACCATGGCGCTCGGTGTTGGCGCCAACACCGCGATCTTTACGCTGGTCAATGCCGCCTTGCTGCGCGAAGCGCCCTACCCGCAGCCCGATCGTCTCAAGGAAATCACCAAGACCCGTGCGGGCAACATCGGTTATCCGGTCTTCGATAGCCGCCAGTATCTCCACTTTCGCGATAACGCCACTGCCTTCTCGAACATTGCCGCCATGCGCGACAAAGGCAGCATTGCCTGGCTCACGTTGAATGCACCCACGGAAGTGACGATCATGCGCGTCACTCCCAACTACTTCCGCGCTCTTGGCATCTTACCTGTTGTAGGGCGTGACTTTAGGGACAAGGACCCCGCCGACAGTGTCGTCGTATCGCACCGCTTTGCCGCTCGCTCACAAGGCGCGGCCACCGTCAATCTGGGCGGCCAGACCCACACTGTTCTCGGTGTTCTCCCGGAACACTTTCCTTCGCGCGACATCGACATCTATCTGCCTCTTCTCGCGATCCCCATCCAGGATGGCGACAACACGCAAGTCTTCGGACGTCTCCGTGATGGCCTCAGCAGCGCCGAAGCTTCGCAGCAGGCCACCCAACTCTTCCAGGAACTTGCGAAAGCCGAATACAAGAATCTCCCACCCGAACTCTTAATCACCTTGCAGCCCTACGGCAGTGTGGACGGGCGCGGCTTCCGCCAGCCGCTCTTTGTCCTCTCGGGCGCCGTGATGTTGATCCTCTTAATTTCCTGCGCGAATCTGGCGAATCTGCTGCTCGCCCGTGCCACCGTCCGCACACGCGAACTCGCGATCCGCGGCAGCCTCGGCGCGGGCCGCTTCCGGCTGGCGCGCCAACTCCTGGCCGAAAGCCTGTTGCTCGCGATCCTCGGTGGCCTCGCCGGCCTCGCGCTCGCTCAAGTCCTGCTGCCGCTCTTAGTGGCCGTCAGTCCCATCAAACTCTTCGAAATCTGGGACATCAAGTTGGATTGGACCGTCCTTGCTTACACCTTCGGAATCTCGATCACCACAGGCCTCCTCTTCGGTCTGATCCCCGCCTGGAATGCCAGCCGTGTCGATCTGGGAGAAACGATGAAGGAAGGCAGCGGCAAGACAAGTGCCGGGGCAACTGGCGCTGGTTTGCGACGCACCTTTGTCATCGCCGAAGTCGCGCTCAGCGTCGTCTTACTGGTCTGCGCGGGCACGCTCATGAAGGGTCTCTATGACCTGCTCGCACTGCCCAGTGGTGCGGACGAAACGCGCCTCATTGCCGCGCAGATGTCGCTGCGTGGCGAGCGCTACGACACCGCCGCCAAGGCCGCCCAGTTCTTTGCGCGGGGGCTCGAACGCCTCTCCGCCATTCCCAATGTCGAAAGCGCAGCGGTCACACTGGCGCTCCCGCTCGAGCGTGGTCTGAACTGCGCTGTGATCGTGCCAGACTCACCCGATCAGCCCGGCAAGCGCAAGTTCATGAATTGGCGCTATACCTCGCCGAACTATCTCGCCGCGCTCCGCGTGCCGCTGCTCAAAGGACGCTATCTACACGACAGCGATCACAGCAAGTCCCAACCCGTCGCCGTGATCAGTGAAGAATTCGCGCGTCGCTATCTGCCCGGTCTCGATCCCCTCGGCCGGTCTATTGTTGAGCACTGTGGCGGCGAGACGAAGCGCCTCATCGTGGGGATTGTCGGAAACCTGCGCACCAACAGTCTGAAAGACAAACCCGTGCCCACACTCTACGTCTCCATCCGCCAAGCGAACGACGATATCGTCAAGGCAGCACACACTTGGTTCCCCATGAGCTGGGTGATTCGCACTCGCGACTCGGGGCAGGGAATGCAGGCTCAAATAGAAAAGGAACTGCGAGCGGCCGACCCTCTGCAGCCCATCAAGAGCTTTGCGACTCTCGATGAACTCAGAGGCGTTGCTCTGCGTCTCGACCGCTTCCTCGCCTATCTCATCGCCGCCTTTGCCTGCCTTGCGCTCGCACTCTCTGCGGCTGGCATCTATGGGGTCCTGTCCTATCTGGTCTCGCAGCGTACCAGTGAATTTGCGATCCGTCTGGCGCTTGGCGCTGACGGAAAAGCCCTTGCCTGGGATGTCCTCAAGCAAGGGCTGTGGTTGACACTGATCGGTGCGTTACTGGGAACCGCAGCGGCCTTCGCGCTGCTCCGCTGGATCGCATCTCAGGTCCCGGGATTCCTGCCATCGAGCGGAGCGGGAGCCGAATGGATCCTCGCCACTTGTTGCGGAGTCTTGCTACTCACCGCGTGCGTGGCTAGCCTCGCTCCTGCGGTGAGAATCCTGCGCCTCCATCCGAACGAAGCGCTCCGTGCGAGCTAG
- a CDS encoding PadR family transcriptional regulator has translation MKTRHEVLQGTLDLIVLNTLQSLGPLHGYGIAQRVLQVSEGLLALNQGTLYPALLRLEQRGWIKSEYGPSENNRRARFYSITRSGKQQLHAELEQWQLTVSLMTRLLENP, from the coding sequence ATGAAAACCCGTCACGAAGTGCTGCAAGGCACTCTCGACCTGATCGTGTTGAATACGCTGCAATCCTTGGGGCCGCTCCACGGTTACGGCATCGCGCAGCGCGTGCTGCAAGTGAGCGAGGGCCTGCTTGCGTTGAACCAAGGCACGCTCTACCCGGCCTTACTCCGTCTCGAACAGCGTGGCTGGATCAAAAGCGAGTATGGCCCGAGCGAGAACAACCGCCGTGCGCGCTTCTACTCGATCACTCGCTCCGGCAAACAGCAACTACATGCCGAACTCGAACAATGGCAGTTGACCGTCTCTTTGATGACCCGACTTTTGGAGAACCCATGA
- a CDS encoding alpha-E domain-containing protein, which produces MLSRVADSLYWMARYLERAENTTLLLDANIQLMLEQKPQAVERQLRRINLSLGQPLKIEGKISVPALEHALIFDPQVKTSIISCVMQARENARQVREQISSEMWSEINGLYHFVKKYDAEDLEQELPLEFLNEVRRNLSLFKGETDATMSHGEEWWFLQFGRHMERAVNTCTMLNVHSPELCGQADIGHLELLALLRSCSAFEAYLKKYTAEFSAENIVEFLLLNPQHPHSILFCVRGIQQSIAAFPVQDQRSTVERLAGRLVATLSYSSVDEILASGLNLALDNVIRQCVQVHSALHQTYIDYPIETSLPA; this is translated from the coding sequence ATGTTGTCTCGTGTTGCTGACAGCTTGTATTGGATGGCGCGTTATCTGGAACGGGCGGAGAACACGACGCTCCTGCTCGACGCCAACATCCAGCTCATGCTCGAACAAAAGCCCCAGGCCGTCGAGCGCCAACTGCGTCGCATCAATCTCAGCCTGGGCCAGCCGCTCAAGATTGAAGGTAAGATCAGCGTTCCCGCGCTCGAACACGCCTTGATCTTCGATCCTCAGGTCAAAACGTCCATTATCAGTTGCGTCATGCAGGCTCGCGAGAATGCGCGCCAGGTGCGCGAGCAGATCAGCAGCGAAATGTGGAGCGAGATCAACGGGCTCTATCACTTCGTGAAGAAGTACGATGCGGAAGATCTCGAACAGGAGTTGCCGCTCGAGTTCCTCAACGAAGTACGCCGCAATCTCAGTCTCTTTAAGGGCGAGACGGACGCCACCATGTCGCACGGAGAAGAGTGGTGGTTCCTCCAGTTCGGCCGCCACATGGAGCGTGCCGTCAACACCTGCACCATGCTCAATGTCCATTCGCCGGAGTTGTGCGGACAGGCCGACATCGGACACTTGGAGTTGCTCGCATTGTTGCGTAGTTGTAGCGCCTTTGAGGCCTATCTGAAGAAATACACTGCCGAGTTCTCGGCGGAAAACATCGTCGAATTCCTATTGCTCAACCCGCAACATCCGCACTCGATTCTGTTTTGTGTCCGTGGCATCCAGCAGTCCATCGCCGCCTTCCCGGTGCAGGACCAGCGCAGCACTGTGGAGCGATTGGCTGGCCGCCTGGTCGCCACGCTCAGCTATTCGAGTGTTGACGAGATCCTCGCCAGCGGACTGAATCTGGCGCTCGATAACGTCATCCGCCAATGCGTGCAGGTCCACTCGGCCTTGCACCAAACCTATATTGACTACCCGATTGAAACTTCGCTTCCAGCCTAA
- a CDS encoding dipeptidase, with the protein MIRTCNRSLPAIVLAGFCLLSVGSSAQQKKVWTDAEVMKIHNEAYLIDLHNDIPTKTLVGQNFMARGGGEHTDIFRMKEGGVGAQFFAAYVPASHVATKSSAHHALAMIDTIKEDIVKKSAGQFALAITAADILNNKKLGRRSALIGIEGGHAIEDDPRLLRQFYALGTRYMTLTWSNTNGWADSSGDISNPRVKHHGGLTDLGRQIVLEMNRLGMMVDISHVADSTFYDAVKISKAPLLASHSSCRALCNAGRNMTDDMIKALARTNGVMGINFNCDFLNQKAKDASPATHPDFIAKRDRINKTVKDEAEAMKQVAQLTAQYRANTPRATLQDVVDHIDHVVQLVGVDHVALGSDFDGVSCTPVGLEDVSKFPKLTRALLEKGYTPQMITKIYHGNLIRLMQDVEKTATSMK; encoded by the coding sequence ATGATCCGTACCTGCAACAGAAGCCTGCCAGCCATCGTGCTGGCGGGCTTCTGCCTTTTGAGCGTGGGCTCTTCCGCGCAGCAGAAGAAAGTCTGGACCGATGCCGAAGTGATGAAGATCCACAACGAGGCTTACCTCATCGATCTGCACAACGACATCCCCACCAAAACACTGGTGGGCCAGAACTTCATGGCGCGTGGGGGCGGTGAACATACGGACATCTTCCGCATGAAGGAAGGGGGCGTGGGCGCGCAGTTTTTCGCGGCCTATGTGCCAGCTAGCCATGTCGCCACGAAGAGCAGCGCGCACCACGCGTTGGCCATGATCGACACCATCAAAGAAGACATTGTCAAAAAGAGTGCCGGTCAGTTTGCCTTAGCCATCACTGCCGCTGACATCCTAAACAACAAGAAGCTTGGCCGCAGGAGTGCTCTGATTGGCATCGAAGGCGGGCACGCCATTGAAGACGATCCCCGTCTGCTGCGCCAGTTCTATGCGCTGGGCACGCGCTACATGACGCTCACCTGGTCCAACACCAACGGCTGGGCAGACTCCTCTGGCGACATCAGCAACCCGAGGGTGAAGCACCACGGCGGCCTCACCGATCTTGGCCGCCAGATCGTTCTCGAAATGAATCGTCTCGGGATGATGGTCGACATTTCTCATGTTGCTGATTCCACGTTCTACGACGCTGTCAAAATCAGCAAAGCGCCCTTACTTGCTAGCCACTCCAGTTGCCGTGCGCTTTGCAATGCAGGCCGCAACATGACTGACGACATGATCAAAGCCCTCGCCAGGACGAACGGCGTGATGGGCATCAACTTCAATTGCGACTTCCTCAACCAGAAGGCCAAGGACGCGAGTCCCGCCACTCATCCCGACTTTATCGCCAAGCGCGATCGCATCAACAAGACGGTCAAGGACGAGGCCGAAGCGATGAAGCAGGTGGCGCAACTGACGGCCCAATACCGCGCCAATACTCCGCGGGCCACCCTGCAGGATGTTGTCGATCACATCGACCATGTGGTCCAACTCGTTGGTGTCGATCACGTCGCCCTTGGGAGTGATTTTGACGGCGTCAGTTGCACGCCGGTCGGTCTCGAGGATGTCAGTAAGTTCCCCAAGCTCACCCGTGCTCTGCTCGAAAAGGGCTATACGCCTCAGATGATCACGAAAATCTATCATGGCAATTTGATCCGGCTGATGCAGGATGTTGAGAAGACCGCCACGTCGATGAAATAA
- a CDS encoding FG-GAP repeat domain-containing protein gives MPIFLWILLAQQFQPTTIATDLKGGYQVLAVDLNRDGRPDLIALASGVDHLDWFENPGTVAGEWKRHVIASGFRQLINVAAMDIDGDGIPELLVAHEFSNVPDKLKGIVSLLRLDGTRRDIDAIPTSHRLKVANGAFINAPLADPKSHPPLYEGKIPLTLYEKGTLKPRLINDEDGGVMHGLHVTDWNGDGIDDLLTASFRGVHLLEGKKDGTYSRQLLQAGNVSDVTVAKIGKQKLLATIEPWHGNQFVIYTPERTVLDDTIQEGHTVLAADLDGDGNDEVIYGARAGGGAVRMAKFEKGKWTVQTILDGKIAANSCVAADLDGDKRPELICIGGATANLVIFTVAAVAAAAPDHR, from the coding sequence ATGCCGATTTTTCTTTGGATTCTTCTGGCGCAGCAGTTTCAGCCGACGACGATCGCGACTGACCTCAAGGGTGGGTATCAGGTGTTGGCTGTCGATCTCAATCGCGATGGGCGGCCCGATCTGATTGCGCTCGCCTCGGGTGTCGATCATCTGGACTGGTTTGAGAATCCGGGGACCGTGGCTGGAGAATGGAAGCGGCATGTGATTGCGTCGGGCTTCCGGCAGTTGATCAACGTCGCGGCGATGGACATCGATGGGGACGGTATTCCGGAGTTGCTGGTGGCCCATGAGTTCTCGAATGTTCCCGATAAGTTGAAGGGCATTGTCTCGCTACTGCGGCTCGATGGCACGCGCCGCGACATTGATGCGATTCCCACTTCGCATCGCTTGAAGGTGGCCAATGGCGCCTTTATCAATGCGCCACTGGCGGACCCGAAATCGCATCCACCACTGTATGAGGGGAAGATTCCGCTCACGCTGTATGAGAAGGGGACGCTGAAGCCGAGGTTGATCAACGACGAAGATGGCGGCGTGATGCACGGCTTGCATGTCACGGACTGGAACGGCGATGGCATCGACGATCTGCTCACGGCCAGCTTTCGCGGCGTCCATCTGTTGGAGGGTAAGAAGGATGGCACTTACTCACGACAGCTATTGCAGGCGGGAAATGTCAGCGATGTGACGGTGGCCAAGATCGGCAAGCAGAAGCTCCTTGCCACCATCGAGCCGTGGCATGGCAATCAGTTTGTGATCTATACGCCGGAGCGGACGGTGCTGGACGACACGATCCAAGAGGGGCATACGGTGCTGGCCGCCGATCTTGATGGCGATGGCAATGACGAGGTGATCTACGGAGCGCGGGCCGGTGGGGGAGCAGTGCGGATGGCGAAGTTCGAGAAGGGTAAGTGGACGGTGCAGACGATCCTCGACGGCAAGATTGCCGCGAACTCGTGCGTTGCCGCCGACCTCGACGGCGACAAGCGGCCCGAGCTGATCTGCATTGGCGGGGCGACGGCGAATCTGGTGATCTTTACTGTTGCTGCTGTTGCTGCTGCAGCGCCAGATCATCGCTAA